One part of the Nocardioides zeae genome encodes these proteins:
- a CDS encoding serine/threonine-protein kinase has protein sequence MARYPQVGEAFGPYEVTGVIGRGGMGVVFAARQRGLDRTVALKVLAPHLARQADYRGRFIREAGALARLDSPHVIHVYDHGEIEGCLYLATQHVAGGDLGRLLGSHGALPTRAALTIAAQVAEALDDAHRVGIVHRDVKPSNILLRAGGSEPFSYLCDFGIAQEERAELTATGAVAGTVAYLAPERCRGEDATPATDVYALGCVLVAALTGHAPYRGSDIEVGVQHLQAPVPQLPGNDPGTAALNRLLRRALAKDPTERHASAAELRDELRHALDVTSHRDASLSVPARPVPGPAGAGPGTGPGTGPGTGTGTGTGRGTGTGLPPGGWQPPARRSRALPWVAAGLVGVVLLAATVVGALVMTRDDPTDESTGDRSSESGDPTSDPTSDPTSEPTSDEASDEASDEASDEPAGGGAASGTTFPAAATATPASGEVVTTDAFTYQAPEGWEPYDHRSTSITSAMVATVPTRGFSHNVNTVEEAVPESTTLNQVGIGMMTSLQQLGAEDIEAHGIYALDGVDAVYQSATLLAAGDVPYRVHQFVALKDGMAHTLTFSQSVDTPEDEGAAEIGSVLATFAWR, from the coding sequence GTGGCGAGGTATCCGCAGGTCGGCGAGGCCTTCGGCCCCTACGAGGTCACCGGCGTGATCGGCCGGGGCGGGATGGGGGTCGTCTTCGCCGCGCGCCAGCGCGGGCTCGACCGCACGGTCGCCCTCAAGGTGCTCGCCCCCCACCTGGCCCGGCAGGCGGACTACCGCGGACGCTTCATCCGGGAGGCCGGTGCGCTCGCGCGCCTCGACTCCCCCCACGTCATCCACGTCTACGACCACGGCGAGATCGAGGGCTGCCTCTACCTGGCGACGCAGCACGTCGCGGGGGGCGACCTCGGTCGTCTCCTCGGCAGCCACGGCGCGCTGCCGACGCGCGCGGCGCTCACGATCGCCGCCCAGGTCGCGGAGGCGCTCGACGACGCGCACCGGGTGGGCATCGTGCACCGTGACGTGAAGCCGTCGAACATCCTGCTGCGCGCCGGCGGGTCCGAGCCGTTCTCCTACCTCTGCGACTTCGGCATCGCCCAGGAGGAGCGCGCCGAGCTGACCGCCACGGGGGCGGTCGCCGGCACGGTGGCCTACCTGGCGCCCGAGCGCTGCCGGGGCGAGGACGCGACCCCGGCCACGGACGTCTACGCCCTGGGCTGCGTGCTCGTCGCGGCGTTGACGGGCCACGCGCCCTACCGGGGCAGCGACATCGAGGTCGGCGTGCAGCACCTGCAGGCGCCCGTGCCCCAGCTGCCCGGGAACGACCCGGGCACCGCGGCGCTCAACCGGCTGCTGCGCCGAGCCCTCGCGAAGGACCCGACCGAGCGCCACGCGAGCGCCGCGGAGCTCCGCGACGAGCTCCGGCACGCGCTCGACGTCACCAGCCACCGCGACGCGAGCCTGAGCGTCCCCGCCCGGCCGGTGCCGGGGCCCGCCGGCGCGGGCCCGGGGACAGGCCCGGGGACAGGCCCGGGGACAGGCACAGGGACGGGCACGGGGAGGGGCACGGGCACGGGCCTCCCGCCCGGCGGGTGGCAGCCGCCGGCCCGCCGCTCGCGGGCGCTCCCCTGGGTCGCCGCCGGGCTGGTCGGCGTCGTGCTGCTGGCGGCCACCGTCGTCGGCGCCCTCGTGATGACCCGCGACGACCCGACGGACGAGAGCACCGGGGACCGCTCGTCGGAGTCCGGCGACCCGACCTCCGACCCGACCTCCGACCCGACCTCCGAACCGACCTCCGACGAGGCGTCCGACGAGGCGTCCGACGAGGCGTCCGACGAGCCCGCCGGCGGTGGGGCGGCGTCGGGCACGACGTTCCCCGCCGCAGCGACGGCGACCCCGGCGAGCGGCGAGGTCGTCACGACGGACGCCTTCACCTACCAGGCCCCGGAGGGCTGGGAGCCCTACGACCACCGGTCCACCTCCATCACGTCCGCCATGGTCGCGACGGTGCCGACGCGGGGGTTCAGCCACAACGTGAACACGGTCGAGGAGGCCGTGCCCGAGAGCACGACGCTCAACCAGGTCGGCATCGGCATGATGACGAGCCTCCAGCAGCTGGGGGCCGAGGACATCGAGGCGCACGGCATCTACGCGCTGGACGGTGTCGACGCCGTCTACCAGTCGGCGACGCTGCTGGCGGCCGGGGACGTGCCCTACCGCGTGCACCAGTTCGTGGCCCTGAAGGACGGGATGGCGCACACCCTGACCTTCAGCCAGTCGGTCGACACGCCGGAGGACGAGGGCGCCGCCGAGATCGGGTCCGTCCTCGCCACGTTCGCCTGGCGCTGA
- a CDS encoding MaoC family dehydratase, whose amino-acid sequence MAKTNPGNFFEDFHVGQVLEHATPRTITEGDRALYGAIYPTRFAVPSSAAFAASVGLERHPVEELVAFHVAFGKTVPDVSLNAVANLGYAECRFHRPVHPGDTLRTRSEVIGLKQNSNGRSGVVYVRSTATDQDGEVALDWARWVMVHKRDPESPAPETVVPELAPYVAAADLVVPAGLDFTDYDTTAAGEPHRWDDYEVGERIDHVDGVTLTEAEHMMATRLWQNTAKVHFNTEARPDGRRLVYGGHVISLARALSFNGLANAQLVAAINAGAHTAPAFAGDTVYAWSEVLDKAETSAPGVGALRLRLVATKGRDESMTLRGEDGKHAAGVLLDLDYWAFVPR is encoded by the coding sequence ATGGCGAAGACCAACCCTGGCAACTTCTTCGAGGACTTCCACGTCGGGCAGGTGCTCGAGCACGCCACGCCCCGCACGATCACCGAGGGCGATCGTGCGCTGTACGGCGCGATCTACCCCACCCGCTTCGCCGTGCCGTCCTCGGCCGCCTTCGCCGCGTCGGTCGGTCTCGAGCGCCACCCCGTCGAGGAGCTCGTCGCCTTCCACGTGGCCTTCGGCAAGACCGTTCCCGACGTCTCGCTCAACGCGGTCGCCAACCTGGGGTACGCGGAATGCCGCTTCCACCGGCCCGTGCACCCCGGCGACACCCTCCGCACGCGCTCGGAGGTGATCGGCCTCAAGCAGAACTCCAACGGCCGCAGCGGCGTCGTCTACGTGCGCTCCACCGCCACCGACCAGGACGGCGAGGTCGCCCTCGACTGGGCGCGCTGGGTGATGGTGCACAAGCGCGACCCCGAGTCGCCGGCGCCGGAGACCGTGGTGCCCGAGCTGGCGCCGTACGTCGCGGCCGCCGACCTCGTCGTGCCCGCCGGCCTGGACTTCACCGACTACGACACGACGGCCGCGGGCGAGCCGCACCGCTGGGACGACTACGAGGTGGGCGAGCGCATCGACCACGTCGACGGCGTCACGCTCACCGAGGCCGAGCACATGATGGCGACGCGCCTGTGGCAGAACACTGCGAAGGTGCACTTCAACACGGAGGCGCGCCCCGACGGCCGACGGCTCGTCTACGGCGGGCACGTCATCTCGCTCGCCCGGGCGCTCTCCTTCAACGGCCTCGCCAACGCGCAGCTGGTCGCGGCGATCAACGCGGGCGCGCACACGGCGCCGGCGTTCGCCGGCGACACCGTCTACGCCTGGTCGGAGGTGCTCGACAAGGCGGAGACCTCCGCGCCCGGCGTCGGCGCGCTGCGCCTGCGGCTGGTGGCGACCAAGGGGCGTGACGAGTCGATGACGCTCCGCGGCGAGGACGGCAAGCACGCGGCCGGCGTGCTGCTCGACCTCGACTACTGGGCGTTCGTCCCCCGCTGA
- a CDS encoding DUF2332 domain-containing protein translates to MTPSEAVRQQGAACAALDSPMYAALCARIADDLDAGGPVAAVVAGHGHLRGPDALALRLLGAVHRLVLERRAGGLAVFYPSVGGTWEDEAGWAAFRDLLEAEPDTVAAGLDLPQTNEVGRVAALLGGLLHLPDACRRPLRLHEIGASGGLLLRPDHVRCTSPDGFAAGPADAALVLADAWTGRLAGLRPWPDLEVVERRGCDLAPVDPTTTAGRTTLAAYTWPDQPERWERLRAALALAAAVPATVEAADAADLADDIELVDGTTTVLWHAVVEQYLPAQTAARVERRVAELLEAATPDAPFVHLALEPRRRGDDRPLTVTLRAAWGAGRDHRDLGTAAPHGVPVRWG, encoded by the coding sequence ATGACGCCGTCGGAGGCCGTCCGGCAGCAGGGGGCGGCCTGCGCCGCGCTCGACTCGCCGATGTACGCCGCGCTCTGCGCCCGCATCGCCGACGACCTGGACGCGGGCGGGCCCGTGGCCGCCGTGGTCGCGGGCCACGGGCACCTGCGGGGGCCGGACGCGCTCGCGCTGCGGCTGCTGGGGGCCGTCCACCGACTCGTGCTCGAGCGACGGGCCGGCGGGCTCGCCGTGTTCTACCCGTCCGTCGGCGGGACCTGGGAGGACGAGGCCGGGTGGGCGGCGTTCCGGGACCTCCTCGAGGCGGAGCCGGACACGGTGGCGGCCGGGCTCGACCTGCCGCAGACCAACGAGGTCGGCCGCGTCGCCGCGCTCCTCGGTGGGCTGCTGCACCTGCCCGACGCGTGCCGTCGGCCGCTGCGACTGCACGAGATCGGGGCGAGCGGCGGGCTGCTGCTGCGGCCCGACCACGTGCGGTGCACGAGCCCGGACGGGTTCGCCGCGGGACCGGCGGACGCCGCCCTCGTGCTCGCGGACGCCTGGACGGGTCGGCTCGCCGGACTGCGTCCCTGGCCGGATCTCGAGGTCGTGGAGCGCCGGGGCTGCGACCTCGCCCCGGTGGACCCGACCACCACGGCGGGACGCACCACGCTCGCGGCGTACACCTGGCCCGACCAGCCGGAGCGCTGGGAACGTCTCCGTGCGGCCCTCGCCCTCGCGGCTGCCGTGCCCGCGACGGTCGAGGCGGCGGACGCCGCCGACCTCGCCGACGACATCGAGCTGGTCGACGGGACGACCACGGTGCTGTGGCACGCGGTCGTGGAGCAGTACCTGCCGGCGCAGACGGCCGCGCGCGTCGAGCGCAGGGTCGCGGAGCTGCTCGAGGCCGCGACGCCGGACGCCCCGTTCGTGCACCTGGCCCTCGAGCCGCGACGCCGGGGGGACGACCGGCCCCTCACGGTGACGCTGCGCGCAGCCTGGGGCGCCGGCCGCGACCACCGCGACCTCGGCACCGCCGCGCCCCACGGCGTACCCGTGCGCTGGGGGTGA
- a CDS encoding DUF885 domain-containing protein, protein MLSGDTTTPRRIADTYVTELAVLDPLVSSSLGLREHEDGLPDLSPDGAAAQADLARRTLGLLDRYDAGGAVVLDDPVERRCAALLRDRLGVVVEAHDRGEHLRTVRNIFGPPQAVRSSFSLMPTATDDDWAAIARRLARVPAAYEGWAAALDEGRRRGLLAAERQVTTVVGQLDSWLDVGGRSWFHDLVAGGPTTLRADLERGADAAAAGVAALRGFLVDTYLPATVGVPDAVGEDRYLFATRQVAGAAIDPAETYAWGWEEFRRIDAEIRALADDLVPGAGPVAAMRHLDEHGAAVEGVDEVRAWLQQMMDRAIDDLDGTHFDIAPPLRRVEAMIAPPGSAAAPYYTRPSLGFARPGRTWLPTLGRTRFPVYDLVSTWYHEGVPGHHLQLAQWVHRAEELSTFQVSVGSTSGATEGWALYAERLMDELGFLGPEERIGYLDAQLMRAVRVVIDLGMHLGLRAPADSPVAPGEVWTPDTARAFFNAHTGRSSDFVDSEIVRYLGWPGQAISYKLGERSWLAGRATARARHGEAFDLKAWHMAALSLGALGLDDLETELGAL, encoded by the coding sequence ATGCTCTCGGGAGACACGACCACGCCCCGCCGGATCGCGGACACCTACGTGACGGAGCTGGCGGTCCTCGACCCCCTCGTCAGCAGCAGCCTGGGGCTGCGCGAGCACGAGGACGGGTTGCCCGACCTCTCCCCCGACGGCGCGGCGGCCCAGGCCGACCTGGCCCGCCGCACGCTGGGGCTCCTCGACCGGTACGACGCGGGTGGCGCCGTCGTGCTCGACGACCCCGTGGAGCGTCGGTGCGCCGCCCTCCTGCGCGATCGGCTGGGCGTGGTGGTGGAGGCCCACGACCGCGGCGAGCACCTGCGTACGGTGCGCAACATCTTCGGACCGCCGCAGGCCGTGCGGAGCTCCTTCTCGCTGATGCCGACCGCCACCGACGACGACTGGGCGGCGATCGCGCGGCGGCTGGCGCGCGTGCCCGCGGCGTACGAGGGGTGGGCCGCGGCGCTCGACGAGGGCCGGCGGCGTGGTCTCCTCGCCGCCGAGCGGCAGGTGACGACCGTGGTGGGCCAGCTCGACTCGTGGCTCGACGTCGGGGGGCGCTCCTGGTTCCACGACCTCGTGGCGGGCGGGCCGACGACGCTGCGGGCGGACCTCGAGCGAGGTGCCGACGCCGCGGCCGCGGGGGTCGCCGCGCTGCGGGGGTTCCTCGTCGACACCTACCTGCCGGCGACGGTCGGCGTGCCCGACGCGGTCGGCGAGGACCGCTACCTCTTCGCCACCCGCCAGGTCGCGGGCGCGGCGATCGACCCGGCGGAGACCTACGCCTGGGGCTGGGAGGAGTTCCGACGCATCGACGCCGAGATCCGCGCGCTCGCCGACGACCTCGTGCCCGGCGCCGGTCCGGTCGCCGCGATGCGCCACCTCGACGAGCACGGGGCCGCCGTCGAGGGCGTCGACGAGGTGCGCGCCTGGCTGCAGCAGATGATGGACCGGGCCATCGACGACCTCGACGGCACCCACTTCGACATCGCGCCCCCGCTGCGGCGCGTCGAGGCGATGATCGCGCCGCCGGGCAGCGCCGCCGCGCCGTACTACACGCGGCCGTCCCTGGGCTTCGCCCGCCCGGGCCGCACGTGGCTGCCGACGCTGGGGCGCACCCGCTTCCCGGTGTACGACCTCGTGAGCACCTGGTACCACGAGGGCGTCCCGGGCCACCACCTCCAGCTGGCCCAGTGGGTGCACCGCGCGGAGGAGCTGTCGACGTTCCAGGTCTCCGTGGGGTCCACCAGCGGGGCCACCGAGGGGTGGGCGCTCTACGCGGAGCGCCTCATGGACGAGCTCGGCTTCCTCGGCCCCGAGGAGCGGATCGGCTACCTCGACGCCCAGCTCATGCGCGCCGTCCGGGTCGTCATCGACCTCGGCATGCACCTCGGGCTCCGCGCGCCCGCCGACTCCCCCGTCGCGCCCGGCGAGGTGTGGACGCCGGACACCGCCCGGGCGTTCTTCAACGCCCACACCGGCCGGTCGAGCGACTTCGTCGACTCCGAGATCGTGCGCTACCTGGGCTGGCCCGGACAGGCCATCAGCTACAAGCTGGGCGAGCGCTCGTGGCTCGCGGGCCGGGCCACCGCGCGGGCCCGCCACGGCGAGGCGTTCGACCTCAAGGCGTGGCACATGGCGGCGCTGAGCCTCGGCGCGCTCGGGCTTGACGACCTCGAGACGGAGCTCGGCGCGCTCTGA
- a CDS encoding histidine phosphatase family protein: MGLVLVRHGETAWSREGKHTSVTDLPLTATGEEQARSLAPRLASLDIVAARVSPRLRARRTAELIGFADAEVDERLVEWGYGDLEGRRTVEIREEQPGWTVWDGPVPGGESAGEVSARCDAVIADAVATLERVADERGGDVPGEGLGPEVLLVAHGHLLRALTARWLGLDVADGRLFRLDTARLTELGHEREQRVLRRWNA, translated from the coding sequence ATGGGCCTCGTTCTGGTGCGTCACGGTGAGACCGCGTGGAGCCGGGAGGGCAAGCACACCTCGGTGACGGACCTCCCGCTGACCGCGACCGGGGAGGAACAGGCCCGCAGCCTGGCGCCCCGACTCGCGTCGCTCGACATCGTCGCCGCCCGGGTGAGCCCGCGCCTGCGGGCGCGTCGCACCGCCGAGCTGATCGGGTTCGCCGACGCGGAGGTCGACGAGCGGCTCGTGGAGTGGGGGTACGGCGACCTCGAGGGCCGCCGCACCGTCGAGATCCGCGAGGAGCAGCCGGGCTGGACGGTCTGGGACGGGCCCGTGCCGGGCGGCGAGAGCGCCGGCGAGGTGAGCGCGCGGTGCGACGCGGTCATCGCCGACGCCGTCGCGACGCTCGAGCGGGTCGCCGACGAGCGGGGCGGCGACGTGCCGGGCGAGGGGCTGGGACCCGAGGTGCTGCTCGTGGCCCACGGCCACCTGCTCCGCGCCCTGACCGCACGGTGGCTCGGGCTGGACGTCGCCGACGGCCGTCTCTTCCGGCTCGACACCGCCCGCCTCACCGAGCTGGGCCACGAGCGCGAGCAGCGCGTGCTGCGCCGCTGGAACGCTTGA
- a CDS encoding DUF6758 family protein, with product MLVAGCPRCTSPVTEWEGTWACDVHGPTPPLLRPPEVSYDAFADHLRRTPGFPTYLPWPLGPAWHVSDFALVEIAGEGEAPRPGASLTCASGVSALDGPVEVMVVAEEPGIGLGARCAGTSGPDPGDDVGRGAPDVRVRIGQQTVPLWTVSTSGADDRFDRSVVAGEAEGRWLWLVLRPASAILLLRDDWILQDLSGVGPPLVELPFGGERPVW from the coding sequence ATGCTCGTCGCGGGATGCCCCCGGTGCACGTCGCCGGTCACCGAGTGGGAGGGCACGTGGGCGTGTGACGTCCACGGGCCGACGCCGCCGCTGCTGCGCCCGCCGGAGGTCTCGTACGACGCGTTCGCCGACCACCTGCGGCGTACCCCGGGGTTCCCCACCTACCTCCCCTGGCCCCTCGGACCCGCCTGGCACGTCAGCGACTTCGCGCTCGTCGAGATCGCGGGGGAGGGGGAGGCGCCGCGGCCCGGGGCGTCGCTGACCTGCGCGAGCGGGGTCAGCGCGCTCGACGGGCCCGTCGAGGTGATGGTGGTCGCCGAGGAGCCGGGCATCGGGCTCGGCGCCCGGTGCGCCGGCACGAGCGGTCCCGACCCGGGTGACGACGTCGGCCGCGGCGCCCCGGACGTGCGCGTGCGGATCGGGCAGCAGACCGTGCCGTTGTGGACCGTCTCGACGAGCGGGGCCGACGACCGCTTCGACCGCTCCGTCGTGGCGGGGGAGGCCGAGGGGCGCTGGCTCTGGCTGGTGCTGCGACCCGCCTCGGCGATCCTGCTGCTCCGTGACGACTGGATCCTCCAGGACCTCTCCGGGGTGGGGCCGCCGCTCGTGGAGCTGCCCTTCGGGGGCGAGCGCCCGGTCTGGTGA
- a CDS encoding PHP domain-containing protein — protein MRIDLHAHTCMSDGTDTPSELVHAAVAAGLDVVAITDHDTSVGWDEAVVAAEAAGIGLVRGMEISTRFRGRGVHLLGYLPDPTHPGLLAELRAVLDGRDARVPAMIQRLRGLGLDVTVEGVRRLAGPTAAVGRPHVADALVAKGYVASRGEAFDRYLSPGRVAYASRAAGDLETMLAALRAAGGVGVVAHPWGRHDPGVLDHDGLAHLADLGLVGIEVDHQDHDRASRAELREIARSLGLVVTGSSDYHGHGKVDHDLGCNLTAPEELERLLEAAAASARAAGRDVPAMIWPRAAG, from the coding sequence GTGCGCATCGACCTGCACGCCCACACCTGCATGAGCGACGGCACCGACACGCCGTCGGAGCTCGTGCACGCGGCCGTCGCCGCCGGTCTCGACGTCGTGGCCATCACCGACCACGACACGAGCGTGGGCTGGGACGAGGCCGTGGTCGCCGCCGAGGCGGCGGGCATCGGGCTGGTCCGGGGCATGGAGATCAGCACGCGGTTCCGCGGTCGCGGCGTGCACCTGCTGGGCTACCTGCCCGATCCGACCCACCCCGGGCTCCTCGCGGAGCTGCGCGCGGTGCTCGACGGCCGCGACGCGCGCGTCCCGGCGATGATCCAGCGGCTCCGGGGCCTCGGTCTCGACGTGACCGTCGAGGGGGTACGGCGCCTGGCCGGCCCCACCGCCGCCGTCGGGCGTCCCCACGTGGCGGACGCCCTCGTGGCGAAGGGCTACGTCGCGTCCCGGGGGGAGGCCTTCGACCGCTACCTGAGCCCCGGCCGCGTCGCCTACGCCAGCCGTGCCGCCGGGGACCTGGAGACGATGCTCGCCGCGCTCCGGGCCGCCGGCGGGGTCGGTGTCGTCGCCCACCCGTGGGGGCGGCACGACCCCGGGGTGCTCGACCACGACGGCCTGGCCCACCTCGCGGACCTCGGGCTCGTGGGCATCGAGGTCGACCACCAGGACCACGACCGCGCCTCCCGCGCCGAGCTGCGCGAGATCGCCCGGTCCCTCGGGCTGGTCGTGACGGGGTCCAGCGACTACCACGGCCACGGCAAGGTCGACCACGACCTGGGCTGCAACCTGACGGCGCCCGAGGAGCTCGAGCGCCTCCTCGAGGCCGCCGCTGCCTCGGCCCGGGCCGCCGGGCGCGACGTGCCCGCGATGATCTGGCCCCGCGCGGCGGGGTGA
- a CDS encoding SDR family NAD(P)-dependent oxidoreductase, which produces MNAPASDPRPVALVTGGTAGIGAGYAERLAARGFDLVLVARDADRLAEVAGSIRERHGVAVETIAADLVDRADLDRVAARLADPGRPVEWLVNNAGFGLKGRFLDNDVEAEQAMLDVLVTAVLRLTHAALGPMAERGSGTVVNVSSVAAFLPRGTYGAAKAWVNRFGLWAAQEYGPSGVRITTVCPGFVRTEFHGRMGVERASAPKALWLEVDDVVDATFDAVEAGRALVVPSRRYRVLVGAARLVPSGLLQRAQRLGRQ; this is translated from the coding sequence ATGAACGCTCCCGCCTCCGACCCCCGTCCCGTCGCCCTCGTCACGGGTGGCACCGCCGGCATCGGCGCCGGCTACGCCGAGCGGCTCGCCGCCCGCGGGTTCGACCTGGTGCTCGTCGCCCGCGACGCGGACCGGCTCGCCGAGGTCGCGGGGAGCATCCGGGAGCGCCACGGGGTCGCGGTCGAGACGATCGCCGCCGACCTCGTCGACCGAGCCGACCTCGACCGCGTGGCGGCGCGGCTGGCCGATCCCGGCCGTCCCGTGGAGTGGCTGGTCAACAACGCCGGGTTCGGGCTGAAGGGGCGGTTCCTCGACAACGACGTCGAGGCGGAGCAGGCGATGCTCGACGTGCTCGTCACCGCCGTGCTCCGGTTGACCCACGCGGCCCTCGGTCCCATGGCGGAGCGTGGTTCGGGCACGGTCGTCAACGTCTCGAGCGTCGCCGCGTTCCTCCCCCGGGGCACGTACGGCGCGGCGAAGGCCTGGGTGAACCGGTTCGGTCTCTGGGCGGCGCAGGAGTACGGGCCGTCCGGCGTCCGCATCACCACCGTCTGCCCGGGCTTCGTGCGCACCGAGTTCCACGGGCGCATGGGGGTCGAGCGCGCGTCGGCCCCGAAGGCGCTGTGGCTGGAGGTGGACGACGTCGTCGACGCCACGTTCGACGCGGTGGAGGCCGGGAGGGCGCTGGTCGTGCCCTCGCGGCGCTACCGGGTGCTCGTCGGCGCGGCGCGCCTCGTGCCGTCCGGCCTCCTGCAGCGCGCGCAGCGGCTGGGCCGGCAGTAG
- a CDS encoding ParA family protein, with translation MGTVLAIANQKGGVAKTTSVASLGAALAELGQRVLVVDLDPQGSLTFSLGVDPEDLELSVHQVLTQGLDAREVIIRTEDDVDLLPATIELARAEAELLTRTGREHVLKAALEQLADDEVEHDWVLLDCPPSLGVLTVAALTAADGVVIPLQCETLSHRGVSQLLDTVHDVKRFTNRRLAVWGVLPTLYDGRSSHARAVLESIPGTFELEVFSPPIPKTIRFAEAPAKGRSILATANSTKGAAAYREVAAALVERAARR, from the coding sequence ATGGGCACCGTTCTCGCGATCGCGAACCAGAAGGGCGGCGTCGCGAAGACCACGTCCGTCGCCTCCCTCGGCGCGGCGCTCGCCGAGCTGGGTCAGCGCGTCCTCGTCGTCGACCTCGACCCGCAGGGCTCGCTGACGTTCTCGCTCGGGGTCGACCCCGAGGACCTCGAGCTCTCGGTGCACCAGGTGCTCACCCAGGGGCTGGACGCCCGTGAGGTGATCATCCGCACCGAGGACGACGTCGACCTGCTCCCGGCGACCATCGAGCTGGCGCGGGCCGAGGCCGAGCTCCTCACCCGCACGGGCCGCGAGCACGTGCTGAAGGCCGCGCTCGAGCAGCTCGCCGACGACGAGGTGGAGCACGACTGGGTCCTCCTCGACTGCCCGCCGTCCCTGGGGGTGCTCACCGTCGCGGCGCTGACGGCGGCCGACGGCGTCGTCATCCCGCTCCAGTGCGAGACGCTGTCGCACCGCGGGGTCTCGCAGCTGCTCGACACCGTCCACGACGTCAAGCGGTTCACCAACCGCCGCCTGGCGGTGTGGGGCGTGCTGCCGACGCTCTACGACGGCCGCTCCTCCCACGCCCGGGCCGTGCTCGAGTCGATCCCCGGCACGTTCGAGCTCGAGGTGTTCTCGCCGCCGATCCCGAAGACCATCCGGTTCGCCGAGGCCCCGGCCAAGGGCCGCTCGATCCTCGCGACCGCGAACTCGACGAAGGGCGCCGCGGCGTACCGGGAGGTCGCGGCCGCGCTCGTGGAGCGAGCTGCCCGGCGCTGA
- a CDS encoding DEAD/DEAH box helicase produces MHPQICDALERAGITTPFAIQEMTLSVALAGTDLIGQARTGTGKTLAFGIPVLQRSVGPQDEGYDALPAGKPQALVVAPTRELALQVSNDLKLAGSDRGIRVLTVYGGVGYEPQLEALEAGVEVVVGTPGRLLDLANKRALDLSHVRSLVLDEADEMLDLGFLPDVEKLLSKTPASRQTMLFSATMPSAIVALARMHMRSPMNIRAESSYENATVPATAQHVYQAHDLDKPEIIGRILQADDADKVIVFTRTKRQAQRVADDLEERGFAASALHGDMAQAAREKALAKFRENKLRVLVATDVAARGIDVAGVSHVVNHTCPEDDKTYVHRIGRTGRAGASGVAVTFVDWADVTRWKVINKTLDLPFDEPVETYSTSPHLYTELSIPEGTKGRIAPEKPREPRESSRSSREPREKRDGDRTSRNRTRTRTRSGERLDGAASPTAAAVETTAVVEGDGPAEGEPRTDGPSRNRRRRRRSRGGAGRSTEGGSGAETTADAPAASAGAEG; encoded by the coding sequence GTGCACCCCCAGATCTGCGACGCGCTCGAGCGCGCCGGCATCACCACCCCGTTCGCCATCCAGGAGATGACCCTCTCGGTCGCCCTGGCCGGCACCGACCTCATCGGCCAGGCCCGCACCGGCACCGGCAAGACGCTCGCCTTCGGCATCCCGGTGCTGCAGCGCTCCGTCGGCCCGCAGGACGAGGGCTACGACGCCCTCCCCGCCGGCAAGCCCCAGGCCCTCGTCGTCGCCCCGACCCGCGAGCTCGCGCTGCAGGTCTCGAACGACCTCAAGCTCGCGGGCTCCGACCGCGGCATCCGCGTGCTGACCGTCTACGGCGGCGTCGGCTACGAGCCGCAGCTCGAGGCCCTCGAGGCCGGCGTCGAGGTCGTCGTCGGCACGCCCGGCCGCCTCCTCGACCTCGCCAACAAGCGGGCGCTCGACCTCTCCCACGTGCGCAGCCTCGTGCTCGACGAGGCCGACGAGATGCTCGACCTCGGCTTCCTGCCCGACGTGGAGAAGCTGCTGTCGAAGACGCCGGCGTCGCGCCAGACCATGCTCTTCTCGGCCACGATGCCGTCGGCCATCGTCGCGCTGGCGCGGATGCACATGCGCTCGCCGATGAACATCCGCGCGGAGTCGTCCTACGAGAACGCGACGGTGCCGGCGACGGCGCAGCACGTCTACCAGGCGCACGACCTCGACAAGCCGGAGATCATCGGTCGCATCCTGCAGGCCGACGACGCCGACAAGGTCATCGTCTTCACCCGCACGAAGCGCCAGGCGCAGCGCGTCGCCGACGACCTGGAGGAGCGCGGGTTCGCCGCCTCCGCCCTGCACGGCGACATGGCGCAGGCGGCCCGCGAGAAGGCCCTCGCCAAGTTCCGCGAGAACAAGCTGCGCGTGCTGGTGGCCACCGACGTCGCCGCGCGCGGCATCGACGTGGCCGGCGTCAGCCACGTCGTCAACCACACGTGCCCCGAGGACGACAAGACCTACGTGCACCGCATCGGCCGCACCGGCCGGGCCGGCGCCTCCGGCGTCGCCGTCACGTTCGTCGACTGGGCCGACGTGACGCGGTGGAAGGTCATCAACAAGACCCTCGACCTGCCGTTCGACGAGCCGGTCGAGACCTACTCGACCTCGCCGCACCTCTACACCGAGCTGTCGATCCCCGAGGGCACCAAGGGTCGCATCGCACCCGAGAAGCCCCGCGAGCCGCGCGAGTCGTCGCGGTCGTCGCGCGAGCCCCGCGAGAAGCGCGACGGCGACCGCACCTCGCGCAACCGCACCCGCACGCGGACCCGCAGCGGCGAGCGCCTCGACGGTGCCGCCTCCCCGACCGCCGCCGCGGTCGAGACGACCGCGGTCGTCGAGGGCGACGGCCCGGCCGAGGGCGAGCCCCGCACCGACGGCCCGTCGCGCAACCGCCGCCGTCGTCGCCGCTCGCGCGGTGGCGCGGGTCGCTCCACCGAGGGCGGCAGCGGCGCCGAGACCACGGCCGACGCCCCGGCGGCGTCCGCCGGCGCCGAGGGCTGA